In a genomic window of Allomeiothermus silvanus DSM 9946:
- a CDS encoding aspartate aminotransferase family protein, whose product MDAFAAFEKHINPGLAGLLRFTGLDKVESHAEGVYVWDTEGKRYLDFLGLYGTLSLGHRHPRVVEAVKRQLDRMPMSVRVLVSEPTARLAEKLAEITPGSLSISFFGNSGTEAVEAALKFARILSGKTEFITTQGAYHGKTMGALSVTPKSHYQDPVRPLVPGVKVVPFGDSEAIAKAITPETAAIILEPIQGEGGIRVPMQGYLCEVQAIARKHGVLLIADEIQTGLGRTGKMWAVEWEGVEPDILTSAKALGGGVMPISATVMRPEIGEIYKKEPLIHSTTFGGNPLAAAAALAAIEVTQELNLPERAQEMGRYLMGKLSGLHSAYPEFIEEVRGRGLMVGLEFTDADIGALVVSELASRGVLTAFGLNNPKVVRLEPPLIVEQEHIDACVEALEQSLEATKATLEGVL is encoded by the coding sequence ATGGACGCCTTCGCTGCGTTTGAAAAGCACATCAACCCCGGCCTGGCTGGGCTGCTCCGCTTTACCGGGCTCGATAAGGTCGAGTCCCATGCCGAGGGAGTGTACGTCTGGGATACCGAAGGCAAGCGTTACCTGGACTTCCTCGGGCTGTATGGAACCTTGTCGCTAGGCCACCGCCACCCTCGGGTGGTGGAGGCGGTCAAACGCCAGCTCGACCGCATGCCGATGTCGGTGCGGGTTCTGGTCTCCGAGCCCACCGCCCGGCTGGCCGAAAAGCTGGCCGAGATCACCCCCGGCTCACTCTCAATTAGCTTCTTTGGGAACTCTGGCACCGAGGCGGTGGAGGCCGCGCTGAAATTCGCCCGCATACTCTCCGGCAAGACCGAGTTCATCACCACCCAGGGCGCCTACCACGGCAAGACCATGGGAGCCCTCTCGGTCACCCCCAAGTCCCACTACCAAGACCCGGTACGCCCCTTGGTCCCCGGTGTGAAGGTGGTCCCCTTTGGCGATTCGGAAGCGATAGCCAAGGCCATCACCCCCGAGACCGCAGCGATCATCCTCGAGCCCATCCAGGGCGAGGGCGGCATCCGGGTGCCCATGCAGGGCTATTTGTGCGAGGTACAGGCCATCGCCCGCAAGCACGGGGTCTTGCTCATCGCCGATGAGATACAGACCGGCTTGGGCCGCACCGGCAAGATGTGGGCGGTAGAGTGGGAGGGGGTCGAGCCAGACATCCTGACCAGCGCCAAGGCTTTGGGAGGTGGGGTGATGCCGATCTCCGCCACCGTCATGCGCCCGGAGATCGGCGAGATCTACAAGAAAGAGCCCCTCATCCACTCCACCACCTTCGGCGGGAACCCCCTGGCAGCGGCGGCGGCGTTGGCGGCCATCGAGGTCACGCAAGAGCTAAATCTGCCCGAGCGGGCGCAGGAGATGGGCCGCTACCTGATGGGCAAGCTCTCCGGCCTGCACTCCGCGTATCCCGAGTTCATCGAGGAGGTACGCGGGCGGGGGCTCATGGTGGGCCTCGAGTTCACCGATGCAGATATCGGGGCTTTGGTCGTCTCCGAACTAGCTTCGCGCGGCGTCCTCACCGCCTTCGGGCTCAACAACCCTAAGGTAGTCCGCCTCGAGCCCCCGCTGATCGTCGAGCAAGAACACATCGATGCCTGTGTAGAAGCGCTCGAGCAGAGCTTGGAGGCCACCAAGGCCACGCTCGAAGGGGTTCTTTAA
- a CDS encoding acyl-CoA thioesterase, whose amino-acid sequence MRIRHPITVRYAETDAMGVVHHSSYVPWLEAARVEWLERIGQPYPEIERRGIAYPVVELGLTYRSPARFGDKVEVEVWLAEVTARTVRYQYRIWRGEQLLAEGFTRHLVSDSSGKAVRMPTDLLSKLSEYRELSS is encoded by the coding sequence GTGAGGATTCGTCACCCCATCACTGTTCGCTACGCCGAGACCGACGCGATGGGCGTCGTTCACCACTCGAGCTACGTGCCTTGGTTGGAGGCGGCCCGGGTGGAGTGGCTCGAGCGCATCGGTCAACCCTACCCCGAGATCGAGCGGCGGGGCATCGCTTACCCGGTGGTCGAACTAGGGCTCACCTACCGCAGCCCGGCCCGCTTTGGCGACAAGGTGGAGGTCGAGGTGTGGCTGGCCGAGGTCACCGCCCGCACGGTGCGCTACCAGTACCGTATCTGGCGGGGGGAGCAGCTTTTGGCCGAGGGGTTTACCCGGCATCTGGTCTCGGACTCTAGCGGTAAAGCCGTGCGTATGCCCACCGATCTCCTTTCCAAGCTCAGCGAGTACCGCGAGCTAAGCTCGTAG
- the rbfA gene encoding 30S ribosome-binding factor RbfA yields the protein MGRSKLHLESQIVRTLAEVLHDLEDPRVPPFVGVERVDVAPDLANAVVYVGLEPDSPAFAVLHHARRYIQDELAQRMRLRRIPRLKFVASEAAPAARRCRYSTNPGEKP from the coding sequence ATGGGGAGGAGCAAACTCCATCTCGAGTCCCAGATCGTCCGCACCTTGGCGGAAGTTCTGCACGATTTGGAAGACCCCCGCGTTCCGCCTTTTGTGGGGGTGGAGCGGGTGGATGTGGCTCCAGACCTGGCGAACGCAGTGGTGTATGTGGGGTTGGAGCCCGATTCCCCGGCTTTTGCGGTTTTGCACCACGCCCGCCGGTACATCCAGGACGAACTCGCCCAGCGGATGCGGCTCCGTCGGATTCCCCGGCTCAAATTCGTCGCCAGTGAAGCCGCACCAGCGGCCCGGCGATGCCGGTACTCAACGAACCCAGGAGAGAAACCGTGA
- the glmM gene encoding phosphoglucosamine mutase produces the protein MERRYFGTDGVRGVAGEPPLTPEFVLKLGQAAGAYFKAHTPRPVVLLGKDTRESGDLLEAALAAGLLSQGVRVEHLGVLPTPGVAYLTQHLGATAGVVLSASHNPYQDNGIKFFSAKGEKLPDAAELEIEDLLQWELKTAGIGIVSDFHEAERIYLDFLTSKGSRLDGLKIALDTANGATYRLAPRLFQRLGAEVFALFNTPDGRNINRGCGSTHPETLQRMVVEMGCDLGVAFDGDGDRALLVDRKGRLFHGDHILYLNALVRKEHGVVGTLMSNMGLEVKFKEAGIQFFRTAVGDRYVHEKLVADGLKLGGEQSGHILFLDHAPTGDGMLTAILTLAAMQQSGRDLAEWQEALPMYPQLLKNVRVRNKQALIKHPRLLEAIRAAEARLKGQGRVNVRPSGTEPLVRVMVEGPQEMVEPVCDELVGVVERLDATGGQGPG, from the coding sequence GTGGAACGCCGTTATTTTGGAACCGACGGAGTACGGGGTGTAGCGGGAGAACCCCCGCTCACCCCTGAGTTTGTGCTCAAGTTAGGCCAGGCCGCAGGGGCTTATTTCAAGGCCCACACCCCCCGCCCGGTGGTGCTCTTGGGCAAGGACACCCGCGAGTCGGGGGATCTGCTCGAGGCTGCGTTGGCCGCCGGACTGTTGAGCCAGGGGGTGCGGGTAGAGCACCTGGGGGTACTGCCTACGCCGGGGGTAGCCTACCTTACCCAGCACCTGGGGGCTACGGCTGGGGTGGTGCTCTCGGCCAGCCACAACCCTTATCAAGACAATGGGATCAAGTTCTTCAGCGCCAAGGGGGAGAAACTTCCCGACGCGGCTGAACTGGAGATCGAAGACCTCCTCCAGTGGGAACTCAAGACTGCCGGGATCGGGATCGTCTCGGACTTCCACGAGGCCGAGCGGATTTACCTGGATTTTCTGACCTCTAAAGGCTCCCGCCTGGATGGGCTCAAGATCGCCCTGGATACCGCCAATGGGGCTACCTACCGGCTGGCTCCCCGGCTTTTTCAGCGCCTCGGTGCCGAGGTCTTTGCCCTCTTCAACACCCCCGACGGGCGCAACATCAACCGGGGCTGCGGCTCCACCCACCCCGAAACGCTACAGCGGATGGTGGTAGAGATGGGCTGCGACTTGGGGGTGGCCTTCGACGGGGACGGGGACCGGGCTTTGCTGGTAGATCGTAAGGGGCGGCTATTTCACGGCGACCATATCCTGTACCTCAATGCGTTGGTGCGCAAGGAACACGGAGTGGTTGGCACGCTGATGAGCAACATGGGCCTCGAGGTCAAGTTCAAGGAAGCGGGCATCCAGTTCTTCCGCACCGCCGTCGGAGACCGTTACGTGCATGAGAAACTGGTTGCGGACGGCCTTAAGCTGGGAGGCGAGCAGAGCGGGCACATCCTCTTCCTCGATCATGCCCCTACCGGGGATGGGATGCTTACGGCGATCTTGACCCTAGCCGCCATGCAGCAATCGGGCCGCGACCTTGCCGAGTGGCAGGAGGCCCTGCCGATGTACCCCCAGTTGCTCAAGAACGTACGGGTACGCAACAAACAAGCTCTTATCAAACACCCCCGCCTGCTCGAGGCCATTCGCGCCGCCGAGGCCCGCCTGAAAGGGCAGGGTCGGGTAAACGTGCGTCCTTCAGGAACCGAGCCCCTGGTGCGGGTGATGGTAGAAGGTCCCCAGGAGATGGTGGAGCCGGTGTGCGACGAACTTGTCGGGGTGGTTGAGCGGTTGGATGCTACCGGAGGCCAAGGGCCGGGGTAG
- the polA gene encoding DNA polymerase I: MVLIDGHHLAYRNYFALERLTTSKGEGVQAIFGFIRTLLKLLKEDGHCVIVVFDPPTRTFRHDNFEAYKAGRAPTPDDLPGQIQKIKEIVEQMGLKRLEVPGYEADDVIGTLAKKAEREGYEVRIVTGDRDAFQLLSDRVWVWLPDGGVMGPNQVKEKYGVGVEQWVDYRALIGDPSDNIPGAKGIGPKGAAKLLAEWGSLENLLAHLEEVKPERLRELLRASLEDIRLSYELSKMRTDLPIDLDFPACHVREMNRERLRQELEALEFGSILRDLHLLEVPKPAEEAPWPPPMGAFLGFTMDRAQPMWAKLTGLAAAWDGKVYRGPTDLEELKGFHELSALAAKDLAVLAGKEGLDIPPGDDPMLLAYLYDPANSEPASTVRRYGAGDLVADPVSHAQAAWLLWETLSARTQGDERLWWLYREVEKPLAAVLAQMECRGVALDVPYLQELSEELGKELGYLEAEIHRLAGHPFNVNSRDQLEAILYDELGLQAGGKKTTTGKRSTAASVLEEMRSLHPIVGKILDYRELAKLKGTYLDPLPKLIHPKTGRLHTRFNQTVAATGRLSSSDPNLQNIPVRTEVGRKIRKAFVAEKGYCLVVADYSQIELRILAHLSGDENLKKVFTERRDIHTQTAAWMFGLEPEKVDPQHRRAAKTINFGVLYGMSAHRLSGELGISYAEASGFIERYFASYPKVRLWIEKTLAEGRERGYVETMFGRRRFVADLESKNRAIKEAAERMAFNMPVQGTAADLMKLAMVKLYPKLKERGAHLVLQVHDELVVEAPEPLAKEVAEVMCEVMQNVWELDVPLEVGVGIGHNWLEAK; the protein is encoded by the coding sequence GTGGTGCTGATTGACGGTCATCACCTGGCTTACCGCAATTACTTCGCCCTCGAGCGCCTCACCACCTCTAAAGGCGAGGGGGTACAGGCTATCTTCGGCTTTATCCGCACCTTGCTCAAGCTTCTAAAGGAGGACGGGCACTGTGTCATCGTGGTCTTCGATCCGCCCACCAGGACCTTCCGCCACGACAACTTCGAAGCCTACAAGGCGGGCCGGGCTCCCACCCCCGACGACCTGCCGGGGCAGATTCAAAAGATCAAGGAGATCGTCGAGCAGATGGGGCTTAAACGGCTCGAGGTTCCCGGCTACGAGGCTGATGACGTAATCGGCACGTTAGCCAAAAAGGCCGAGCGCGAGGGGTACGAGGTGCGGATTGTAACCGGCGACCGCGATGCTTTCCAACTCCTCTCGGATCGCGTTTGGGTCTGGCTGCCCGATGGCGGGGTGATGGGGCCAAACCAGGTCAAAGAGAAGTACGGGGTAGGGGTAGAGCAGTGGGTGGATTACCGGGCGCTCATCGGTGACCCTTCCGATAATATTCCGGGGGCTAAAGGCATTGGGCCTAAGGGTGCGGCCAAACTGCTAGCGGAGTGGGGGAGTTTGGAGAATCTCCTCGCTCACCTCGAGGAGGTGAAACCCGAGCGCCTTCGCGAACTGCTCCGGGCGAGCCTCGAGGACATCCGGCTTTCTTACGAACTCTCCAAGATGCGCACCGATTTGCCTATCGACCTCGACTTCCCGGCCTGCCACGTTCGGGAGATGAACCGCGAGCGCTTGCGCCAGGAGTTAGAGGCCCTCGAGTTCGGCTCGATTCTGCGCGACCTGCACTTGCTTGAAGTCCCCAAGCCCGCCGAGGAAGCCCCTTGGCCGCCGCCCATGGGGGCTTTTTTGGGCTTCACCATGGACCGCGCCCAACCGATGTGGGCCAAGCTGACCGGGCTGGCCGCTGCCTGGGACGGCAAGGTGTACCGCGGCCCTACCGACCTCGAGGAACTCAAGGGATTCCACGAACTCTCGGCGCTGGCCGCCAAAGACCTGGCGGTGCTGGCAGGTAAAGAGGGCCTAGACATTCCCCCGGGCGACGACCCCATGCTGTTGGCTTATCTGTATGACCCGGCCAACTCGGAGCCGGCCAGCACGGTGCGGCGCTATGGAGCAGGCGATTTGGTGGCTGATCCGGTGAGCCACGCCCAGGCGGCCTGGCTTCTGTGGGAGACCTTGAGCGCTCGTACCCAGGGTGACGAGCGGCTATGGTGGCTGTACCGCGAGGTGGAGAAGCCCCTCGCAGCGGTGCTGGCCCAGATGGAGTGCCGGGGGGTAGCCCTCGACGTGCCCTATTTACAAGAGCTTTCCGAGGAACTGGGCAAGGAACTGGGCTACCTCGAGGCCGAAATCCACCGCCTGGCCGGACACCCTTTCAACGTCAACTCGCGCGACCAGCTCGAGGCCATCCTCTACGACGAACTGGGGCTTCAGGCCGGGGGCAAAAAGACCACTACCGGCAAGCGTTCCACCGCCGCCAGCGTACTCGAGGAGATGCGCTCGCTCCACCCCATTGTGGGTAAGATTCTCGACTACCGCGAACTGGCCAAGCTCAAGGGAACCTATTTGGATCCCCTACCCAAGCTGATCCACCCCAAAACCGGGCGGCTACACACCCGCTTTAATCAGACTGTCGCGGCTACGGGGCGGCTTTCTTCCTCGGATCCTAACCTGCAAAACATCCCCGTGCGCACCGAAGTGGGCCGCAAGATTCGCAAAGCTTTTGTGGCCGAAAAGGGGTACTGCCTGGTCGTCGCCGACTACTCCCAGATCGAGCTGCGCATTCTGGCTCACTTGTCCGGGGATGAAAACCTCAAGAAGGTTTTCACCGAGCGCCGCGACATCCACACCCAGACTGCAGCCTGGATGTTCGGCCTCGAGCCGGAGAAAGTAGACCCGCAGCACCGCCGGGCAGCGAAAACGATCAATTTTGGCGTGCTCTATGGGATGAGCGCGCACCGTCTCTCGGGCGAGCTGGGTATCTCCTACGCCGAGGCCAGCGGCTTTATCGAGCGCTACTTCGCCAGCTACCCTAAGGTGCGCCTTTGGATCGAGAAAACCCTGGCCGAAGGGCGGGAACGTGGCTATGTCGAGACCATGTTCGGACGCAGGCGTTTTGTGGCCGACCTCGAGTCCAAAAATCGCGCCATCAAGGAAGCCGCCGAGCGCATGGCCTTCAATATGCCCGTGCAGGGCACCGCCGCCGACTTGATGAAGCTGGCTATGGTCAAGCTCTACCCCAAGCTCAAAGAGAGGGGCGCTCACTTGGTGCTGCAAGTCCACGACGAGTTGGTAGTCGAAGCTCCGGAGCCTTTGGCCAAGGAGGTGGCCGAGGTGATGTGCGAGGTGATGCAAAACGTGTGGGAGCTGGACGTGCCGCTCGAGGTAGGGGTGGGAATCGGGCACAACTGGCTGGAGGCAAAATAG
- a CDS encoding IMPACT family protein, translating to MKITLAEPHTLEQHIQKSRFIAKAAPVESPESALAFLRGVSEPAASHNCWAYQIGLHYRFSDDGEPGGTAGQPILRAIQAQGLDQVMVVVTRYFGGIKLGAGGLVRAYGGIAAQCLRAAPKREIVPLVRLQLEAPFELAGQVYGLLERWKLARASETYSQAGLVVEIVIEEARLEEFRRAIVDGTRGRSILRRVS from the coding sequence ATGAAGATCACCCTGGCCGAGCCCCACACCCTCGAGCAGCACATCCAGAAAAGCCGTTTCATCGCCAAGGCGGCGCCGGTGGAAAGCCCAGAAAGTGCGCTCGCGTTCCTCAGAGGTGTCTCGGAGCCCGCGGCTAGCCATAACTGCTGGGCCTATCAGATCGGGCTGCACTACCGCTTCTCCGACGACGGCGAGCCGGGGGGAACCGCCGGCCAGCCCATCCTACGGGCCATCCAGGCGCAGGGACTCGACCAGGTGATGGTGGTGGTAACCCGCTACTTTGGCGGGATCAAGCTGGGGGCGGGTGGCTTGGTGCGGGCGTATGGGGGCATCGCGGCCCAGTGTTTGCGCGCGGCGCCTAAACGCGAGATCGTACCGCTCGTTCGGCTACAGCTTGAGGCCCCCTTCGAGCTGGCCGGGCAGGTATATGGGTTGCTCGAGCGCTGGAAGTTAGCTCGAGCCTCGGAAACCTACAGCCAAGCGGGGTTAGTGGTTGAAATCGTCATTGAGGAAGCTCGGCTCGAGGAGTTCCGCCGAGCTATAGTAGACGGGACGCGGGGGAGGAGCATACTCCGCCGGGTGAGCTAG
- a CDS encoding shikimate dehydrogenase, translating into MSIRLGLIGFPLSHSLSPAMHQAALRELSLPGTYELLETPLELLSERLGQVRREFCGVNVTVPHKEHVIPHLDGLSPEARAIGAVNTVVNESGRLIGHNTDAAGFLRGLEEAGIEYRGKRVLILGAGGAARGIAFALKPHAAEIWIRNRTPIRAMELAEEFGLMFVPEFSLEGAVRECDLLINTTSVGLKDPDTSPLPEGLLPQSGVVVDIVYNPPVTKLLRDAQARGLRTLGGLPMLVWQGALAFELWTGREPNVSVMYKAARDRLDS; encoded by the coding sequence GTGAGCATCCGCCTGGGTCTGATCGGTTTCCCCCTTTCCCATTCGCTATCTCCGGCGATGCACCAGGCTGCTTTGCGCGAGTTGAGCCTACCGGGAACCTACGAGCTACTCGAGACCCCCCTTGAACTGCTCTCTGAGCGGCTCGGCCAGGTGCGCCGGGAGTTTTGCGGGGTTAATGTAACGGTTCCCCATAAGGAGCACGTCATCCCTCATCTGGATGGCCTCTCGCCTGAGGCAAGGGCGATTGGCGCGGTCAATACCGTGGTCAATGAATCCGGCCGGCTGATCGGTCACAACACCGATGCTGCGGGATTTTTGCGGGGCCTCGAGGAGGCCGGGATCGAGTACCGGGGGAAGCGCGTATTGATCTTAGGAGCAGGCGGGGCAGCCCGGGGTATCGCCTTTGCGCTCAAACCCCACGCTGCGGAGATCTGGATACGAAACCGCACCCCCATCCGGGCCATGGAACTTGCCGAGGAGTTCGGGTTGATGTTCGTGCCGGAGTTCTCCCTCGAGGGGGCGGTGCGGGAGTGCGACTTGTTGATCAACACAACCAGCGTGGGGCTCAAAGATCCCGACACCTCGCCTCTTCCCGAGGGGTTGTTACCCCAATCTGGAGTCGTGGTGGACATCGTCTATAATCCCCCGGTCACCAAACTGTTGCGAGATGCCCAGGCCAGGGGCCTGCGGACCTTGGGTGGTCTGCCCATGCTGGTCTGGCAGGGGGCTTTAGCGTTCGAACTCTGGACGGGGCGTGAGCCGAATGTTTCTGTGATGTATAAGGCGGCTCGAGACCGCTTGGATAGCTGA
- a CDS encoding NfeD family protein — translation MKRLLSVLMVTLGLGLAKTYVIPIEGAIDLPLATFLEQSLDRAEREGASGVVLYVDTPGGRVDAAMRMSDRILASPLPTFAVVQNAFSAGALISLSAQQIAMLPGSEIGAALPIQVTPVTNTVSATDRKVISALRGKFRAVAEARGRPVNLAEAMVDPEVSVPGLKTKDEPLTLSAQKAVELKVADFQAASLQDALTKAGFNPQTERLEPGTRVQAARFLTAPTVAAILLAVGVLGLVLEFFTPGTFIPATVGIIALGLYFTGSVLAGSSGVVEVLLFFGGLLLLAFELFIAPGFGLPGVIGIGLLMASVYLTFGSDSLTVGAYSIVILGLGLFLIFRFVPRTRVAKAFVLESSIDQTAPPRNELEALVGAIGVALTDLRPAGVAQFGERRVDVVTSGEFIVRGSSIRVVQVEGPRVVVRVLES, via the coding sequence GTGAAACGACTTCTGTCCGTTTTGATGGTGACCCTGGGGTTGGGGTTGGCCAAAACTTATGTCATCCCCATCGAGGGTGCTATCGACTTGCCGCTAGCGACTTTTCTCGAGCAGTCCCTAGACCGCGCCGAGCGCGAGGGGGCCAGCGGGGTGGTGCTTTACGTCGATACCCCGGGGGGACGGGTGGACGCGGCCATGCGCATGTCAGATCGCATCCTAGCCTCTCCTCTGCCCACCTTCGCGGTGGTGCAAAACGCCTTCTCAGCAGGGGCCTTGATCTCGCTATCGGCTCAGCAGATCGCCATGCTGCCGGGATCGGAGATCGGAGCGGCCTTGCCCATCCAGGTGACGCCGGTGACCAATACCGTCTCGGCCACCGACCGCAAGGTGATCTCAGCCCTGCGGGGAAAGTTCAGGGCGGTGGCCGAGGCCCGTGGGCGACCGGTGAACCTGGCCGAAGCCATGGTGGACCCTGAGGTCTCGGTGCCGGGACTCAAAACTAAGGACGAACCGCTGACCCTCTCAGCCCAGAAAGCCGTCGAGCTGAAGGTGGCCGACTTCCAAGCCGCGAGCCTGCAAGATGCGCTCACCAAGGCCGGGTTCAACCCCCAAACCGAGCGCCTTGAGCCGGGGACCCGGGTTCAGGCCGCCCGCTTTCTGACCGCTCCCACCGTTGCGGCGATCCTGCTGGCGGTCGGAGTCTTAGGGTTGGTCTTGGAGTTCTTCACCCCCGGCACCTTCATCCCCGCCACGGTAGGAATCATAGCCTTAGGGCTTTATTTCACCGGGAGCGTGCTGGCCGGCTCGAGCGGGGTGGTGGAGGTGTTGCTATTCTTCGGGGGGCTGCTCCTGCTGGCCTTTGAGCTATTCATCGCCCCTGGATTCGGCCTCCCCGGCGTGATTGGCATCGGTCTGCTGATGGCCTCGGTGTACCTCACCTTCGGCTCGGATTCACTGACCGTGGGGGCCTACTCGATCGTAATCCTGGGGCTGGGGCTATTTTTGATCTTCCGTTTCGTGCCCCGTACTCGGGTAGCTAAGGCTTTCGTGCTCGAGAGTTCGATTGACCAGACCGCCCCCCCACGCAATGAACTCGAGGCCCTGGTAGGGGCCATCGGGGTAGCCCTTACCGACCTACGCCCAGCAGGGGTGGCCCAGTTTGGCGAGCGCCGGGTGGATGTAGTGACCTCGGGAGAGTTCATCGTACGAGGCTCGAGCATTCGGGTAGTCCAGGTCGAAGGCCCGCGGGTAGTCGTGCGGGTTCTGGAGAGCTAA
- the floA gene encoding flotillin-like protein FloA (flotillin-like protein involved in membrane lipid rafts), translating into METFLPIIFAGLVLILIFIFFTFVPVGLWVTAYFSGVRVPLTSLIGMRFRRIPPSRIIFPMIKAFKAGIPVEVARLEAQYLAGGNVDRVVDALIAAEKAGIRLSFDRAAAIDLAGRDVLEAVRLSVNPKVITSPMVAGMAQDGIQLLATARITVRANIDRLVGGAGEETIVARVGEGIVASIGQSTDHKQVLEQPDRISKTVLAKGLDAGTAFEILSVDIAEVDVGKNIGAQLRTDQAEADKKIAQAKAEERRAMAVAAEQENRAMVEAMRAKLVEAQAAVPLAMADALRAGKLGIMDYYQLKNIEADTDMRESISRATTPEEDQGPR; encoded by the coding sequence ATGGAAACTTTTCTTCCCATCATCTTCGCTGGCTTAGTCCTAATCCTGATCTTTATCTTCTTCACCTTCGTCCCGGTGGGCCTGTGGGTCACGGCTTACTTCTCAGGGGTGCGCGTCCCCCTCACCAGCCTGATCGGGATGCGCTTCCGCCGTATTCCGCCCAGCCGGATCATCTTTCCCATGATCAAGGCCTTCAAAGCCGGGATCCCGGTAGAGGTGGCCCGCCTCGAGGCCCAATACCTCGCCGGGGGTAACGTAGACCGCGTAGTAGACGCCCTAATCGCCGCTGAGAAAGCCGGAATCCGGCTTTCTTTCGACCGGGCCGCGGCCATCGATCTGGCAGGCCGGGACGTGCTCGAGGCGGTGCGGCTTTCGGTCAACCCTAAAGTCATCACCTCCCCCATGGTGGCGGGTATGGCCCAGGACGGTATTCAGCTCCTGGCTACGGCCCGCATCACCGTGCGGGCCAACATCGACCGCCTGGTAGGCGGCGCCGGGGAAGAGACCATTGTCGCTCGCGTGGGCGAGGGTATCGTAGCCTCCATTGGCCAGAGCACCGACCACAAACAAGTGCTCGAGCAGCCCGACCGCATCTCTAAGACCGTGCTCGCCAAAGGGCTCGATGCCGGAACCGCTTTCGAGATCCTCTCGGTGGATATCGCTGAGGTAGATGTAGGCAAGAACATTGGCGCCCAGCTCCGCACCGACCAGGCCGAGGCTGACAAGAAGATCGCCCAAGCCAAGGCCGAGGAGCGCCGAGCGATGGCCGTAGCCGCCGAACAGGAGAACCGGGCCATGGTAGAAGCCATGCGGGCCAAGCTGGTGGAGGCCCAGGCCGCGGTGCCGCTGGCCATGGCCGATGCCCTGCGGGCAGGAAAGCTCGGTATCATGGATTACTACCAGCTCAAGAATATCGAGGCCGATACCGACATGCGCGAGAGCATCAGCCGGGCCACCACCCCCGAAGAGGACCAGGGGCCAAGGTAA
- a CDS encoding PhoH family protein codes for MIPLKSPQEALALLGQGDQYLKYLKKLLPAQILVRGNEIQLLGTPEAVQLSEQVLRDLLTLVRQGADLDEATLEQAVMSAQGGGSMVQESSSALLGELALPGRLKPKTPGQKRYVEAISQSDITFGVGPAGTGKTYLAVAMAVAFLKAKRIKRIILTRPAVEAGERLGFLPGDLQAKIDPYLRPLYDALFDMIDAERFEQYLQAGVIEVAPLAFMRGRTLNDAFIILDEAQNTTPEQMKMFLTRMGFNSRVVITGDVTQIDLPKAQKSGLVEAMRILKDIQGIAMLYFRESDVVRHPLVARIVKAYENSEAASQYSDGVSRNEDHARQG; via the coding sequence TTGATTCCGCTGAAATCGCCTCAGGAGGCCCTGGCTCTTTTGGGCCAGGGTGATCAATATCTCAAATATCTCAAAAAACTGCTTCCGGCCCAGATTCTGGTACGGGGAAACGAGATTCAGCTTTTGGGCACCCCGGAGGCCGTGCAACTCAGCGAGCAGGTGTTGCGCGACCTCCTGACTTTGGTGCGGCAAGGAGCCGATTTGGACGAAGCCACTTTGGAACAAGCCGTGATGAGCGCCCAAGGCGGCGGTTCGATGGTGCAGGAGTCGAGCAGCGCCTTACTTGGGGAGCTGGCCCTGCCGGGCCGCCTAAAACCCAAGACCCCCGGCCAAAAGCGCTACGTGGAAGCCATTTCGCAAAGCGACATCACCTTCGGGGTAGGGCCTGCGGGAACGGGCAAGACCTACCTGGCGGTGGCGATGGCGGTGGCCTTCCTCAAAGCCAAGCGGATCAAACGCATCATCCTCACCCGCCCGGCGGTGGAAGCCGGGGAGCGGTTAGGATTCTTACCCGGTGACCTCCAGGCCAAGATTGATCCTTATCTGCGCCCTCTATACGACGCGCTTTTCGATATGATTGACGCGGAGCGCTTCGAGCAGTACCTCCAGGCCGGAGTGATCGAGGTGGCTCCGCTGGCTTTTATGCGTGGAAGAACGCTTAATGACGCTTTTATCATCCTCGACGAAGCCCAAAACACCACCCCCGAGCAGATGAAGATGTTCCTAACCCGCATGGGCTTCAACTCCCGCGTGGTCATCACCGGCGACGTGACCCAGATTGACTTGCCCAAAGCGCAAAAAAGCGGCCTGGTAGAGGCTATGCGCATCCTCAAAGATATCCAAGGCATCGCCATGCTCTACTTCCGCGAGTCCGATGTAGTACGCCACCCCTTGGTAGCCCGCATCGTCAAGGCGTATGAAAATTCTGAAGCCGCCAGCCAGTATAGCGATGGGGTCTCACGTAACGAAGACCATGCCCGGCAAGGATAA